A genomic window from Elusimicrobiota bacterium includes:
- a CDS encoding metallophosphoesterase yields MLIGVISDTHDNLPLIARTVDVFNKRKVDIVLHAGDFVSPFTSKEFKNLKSKFVAVFGNNDGDKKMLREKFKDIGTIHDKYYETNLDGRQVLLMHEPDSIDALIASQKNDIIIYGHTHNPEIKTTGKTLIINPGECGGWLTGKSTIALLELPSKKVELIKL; encoded by the coding sequence ATGTTAATTGGGGTTATCTCAGACACGCACGACAATTTGCCTTTAATTGCCAGAACTGTAGATGTTTTTAATAAAAGAAAAGTGGACATTGTTTTGCATGCAGGGGATTTTGTCTCTCCCTTTACTTCTAAAGAATTCAAAAACCTAAAATCAAAGTTTGTTGCTGTTTTTGGAAATAATGACGGCGATAAAAAGATGCTAAGAGAAAAATTTAAAGATATCGGGACCATTCATGACAAATATTACGAAACAAACTTGGACGGCCGGCAGGTTTTGTTAATGCATGAACCCGATTCTATTGACGCTTTAATAGCATCACAGAAAAATGATATCATAATTTACGGGCACACGCACAACCCGGAAATAAAAACTACCGGAAAAACGCTTATAATCAACCCGGGTGAATGCGGCGGATGGCTTACCGGAAAATCCACAATAGCCCTATTGGAGCTTCCTTCCAAAAAAGTTGAACTAATAAAATTGTAA
- a CDS encoding 3'-5' exonuclease, translated as MKMVFFDVETTGLSPTNGDRICEIGILCCDNFKIKKSFSSLVNPLQPIHPAASMVNRITDEMVKDAPRFHDLADNILELFSDRIIVCHNVPFDMKFLQQELSLLNKPAPDNPVMDTLLLARKFFKFPSNKLQSLADYYKINPKNKHRALADVYTTRKLLMHFFEHFNKNGIDIYEFYGR; from the coding sequence ATGAAAATGGTGTTTTTTGATGTGGAAACTACCGGGTTGAGCCCTACAAACGGGGATAGAATCTGCGAAATAGGCATCTTGTGCTGTGATAATTTCAAAATCAAGAAATCCTTTTCGAGCCTGGTTAACCCCCTCCAGCCCATTCACCCTGCAGCAAGCATGGTAAACAGAATAACCGACGAAATGGTAAAAGATGCCCCCCGTTTTCATGACCTTGCGGATAATATTTTAGAATTATTTTCCGATAGAATAATTGTCTGCCACAACGTGCCGTTTGACATGAAATTCCTCCAGCAGGAGCTTTCACTATTAAATAAACCCGCTCCTGATAACCCGGTAATGGACACACTGCTCCTGGCAAGGAAATTTTTTAAATTTCCTTCAAACAAACTGCAGAGCCTGGCGGATTATTATAAGATTAACCCAAAGAACAAACACAGGGCACTGGCAGATGTGTATACAACACGAAAACTCTTAATGCACTTTTTTGAACATTTTAATAAAAACGGAATAGATATTTACGAGTTCTACGGAAGATAA
- a CDS encoding OmpA family protein, with amino-acid sequence MNAKKIVLFSGLFLIFGLLGCPKKPQKPPEVIQALVEPSEAKEEPSIRGTEFQAAPELKSIYFWYENYELTPEARAVLQKNAGYLKDHKELEVLIEGNCCECGTNEYNLALGQKRAQVTREYYINLGINPGLIGTISYGKEKPVKPNVGPPDSPDCSYNRHTDTKVRTKGVK; translated from the coding sequence ATGAACGCAAAAAAAATTGTATTATTTTCAGGATTGTTTTTAATTTTCGGCCTTCTGGGCTGCCCAAAGAAGCCTCAAAAGCCGCCGGAAGTTATTCAGGCTCTGGTTGAGCCTTCGGAAGCTAAAGAAGAGCCTTCTATCCGCGGAACAGAATTTCAGGCGGCGCCTGAATTAAAATCAATATATTTTTGGTATGAAAATTACGAACTTACGCCGGAAGCAAGAGCGGTCTTGCAAAAAAATGCCGGTTACCTAAAGGACCATAAGGAATTGGAAGTTCTTATCGAAGGAAATTGCTGTGAATGCGGAACAAATGAATATAATCTTGCCTTGGGGCAAAAACGCGCCCAGGTTACAAGAGAATATTATATAAACCTCGGCATTAATCCAGGCCTTATCGGTACGATTTCTTACGGCAAGGAAAAACCTGTCAAGCCTAATGTCGGCCCGCCGGATTCACCTGACTGCTCTTACAACCGCCATACTGACACAAAAGTAAGGACAAAAGGTGTTAAATAA
- the ybgF gene encoding tol-pal system protein YbgF, which produces MLNKFKNTISLVILYCLPMALLSGCIATSNEFAQLRDDIEELRFQIGSMNKNQADLSLKMDEIGQNMEALKEKLDDNKTHMSSLSKRMDDIHSSFSQRMDILSQQLSGAAPTITTPSEQYKLSYSDYSKGKYDLAIVGFRSFMERYPDSELSSNAQYYLADSYYNKNDFASALKEFNNMKQQFSASELVVSAEFKTGLCYRQLKKPADAKAVFEQIIKDHPQSPEAEQAKERLKK; this is translated from the coding sequence GTGTTAAATAAATTCAAAAATACCATTTCACTTGTTATTCTTTACTGCCTGCCAATGGCTCTTCTTTCAGGATGCATAGCCACCTCGAATGAATTTGCCCAGCTTCGTGACGATATCGAAGAACTGCGTTTCCAGATAGGTTCCATGAATAAAAACCAGGCTGATCTGTCCCTAAAAATGGATGAGATCGGCCAGAACATGGAAGCTTTGAAGGAAAAACTTGACGATAATAAAACTCATATGTCGTCGCTTTCCAAGAGAATGGACGATATTCATTCCAGCTTCAGCCAGAGAATGGACATTCTTTCCCAGCAGCTTTCCGGAGCGGCCCCGACCATTACCACGCCGTCGGAACAATATAAACTTTCTTACAGCGATTATTCAAAAGGGAAGTATGATTTAGCTATTGTCGGATTCAGGTCCTTTATGGAAAGATACCCGGACAGCGAACTATCTTCAAATGCCCAATATTATCTGGCAGATTCTTACTATAATAAAAACGATTTTGCTTCAGCTTTAAAGGAATTCAACAATATGAAACAGCAGTTTTCAGCAAGCGAACTTGTTGTGTCAGCTGAATTCAAAACAGGACTATGCTATAGACAGCTTAAAAAACCCGCTGACGCAAAGGCGGTTTTTGAGCAGATCATAAAAGATCACCCGCAATCTCCAGAAGCAGAACAGGCCAAAGAAAGACTTAAAAAATAA
- a CDS encoding DUF362 domain-containing protein: MSKISIVRCSDYNAQKVEKAVREAVLLAGGIEKFIKKGERVLLKPNLLAPKAPALAVTTHPEVLRAVIRLVKDAGATPFVGDSPGGTIVGSSGNKRALALLDKYWADCGMKKICEEEGAEIVSFETGGVEVFEFKNRKGVPKINISKVALSFDSVINIPKLKTHGMVLYTGAIKNLYGCVPGLKKAEYHMQAVHPDVFSQILVDIFSVIKPKLAIMDGIIGMDGNGPSNGRIKNFGVIIAGGDNVALDAVSSMVIGLNRKEISAINIAGKQGLGEADIKKIEVVGEKLENVKQADFVRPSNSALKYFPQIFANIVSKLIWVLPKINETKCTRCMTCVKSCPAKAIEMHGKNLRVDIKKCIKCMCCHELCTYGSIDIELSWLASKLVK; encoded by the coding sequence ATGAGTAAAATTTCCATAGTAAGATGTTCCGATTATAACGCCCAAAAGGTTGAAAAAGCCGTCCGGGAAGCTGTTTTGCTTGCCGGCGGGATTGAAAAATTCATTAAGAAAGGCGAAAGAGTCCTTCTTAAACCGAATTTGCTTGCGCCGAAAGCGCCCGCCCTGGCTGTAACCACGCATCCTGAAGTATTGAGAGCAGTAATACGTTTAGTAAAAGATGCCGGAGCTACTCCCTTTGTCGGTGATAGCCCCGGAGGAACTATAGTCGGTTCTTCCGGCAACAAAAGGGCGCTGGCTCTGCTGGATAAATATTGGGCTGACTGCGGGATGAAGAAAATATGCGAGGAAGAAGGAGCTGAAATAGTCAGCTTTGAAACCGGCGGTGTGGAAGTCTTTGAATTCAAAAATAGAAAAGGTGTTCCGAAGATAAATATATCAAAAGTTGCCCTCTCCTTTGACTCCGTAATTAATATACCAAAATTAAAAACCCACGGAATGGTTTTATACACAGGCGCCATAAAAAACTTATACGGCTGTGTACCGGGGCTTAAAAAAGCAGAATATCACATGCAGGCCGTTCATCCGGATGTTTTTTCACAAATACTTGTTGATATTTTTTCGGTTATTAAACCGAAACTGGCAATAATGGACGGCATAATAGGAATGGACGGCAATGGCCCGTCTAATGGCAGGATAAAAAATTTCGGCGTTATTATTGCCGGCGGTGATAATGTGGCGTTGGATGCAGTCAGCAGTATGGTGATAGGACTTAATAGAAAAGAAATTTCCGCAATTAATATAGCCGGTAAACAGGGATTAGGGGAAGCAGATATAAAAAAAATTGAAGTGGTTGGCGAGAAACTTGAAAATGTTAAACAGGCTGATTTTGTTAGGCCGTCAAATTCTGCGTTGAAATACTTTCCTCAAATTTTTGCAAATATAGTCAGCAAATTGATTTGGGTCCTGCCGAAAATTAATGAAACCAAATGTACCCGCTGCATGACCTGTGTTAAAAGTTGCCCGGCTAAGGCTATTGAAATGCACGGAAAAAACCTCAGGGTTGACATAAAAAAATGCATAAAGTGCATGTGCTGCCATGAGTTATGTACTTATGGCTCGATAGATATAGAGTTAAGCTGGCTGGCAAGCAAATTAGTAAAATGA
- a CDS encoding lysophospholipid acyltransferase family protein yields MKIRQYFEYWILQIIVFSVKVLPLSVSLGLARILADFVFFVPKIRVKVTQDNLKIAFGNNKSEKELKALARKVYRNFLMMAIESLRIPRLSDAEIKKNVTMVGLEHIENALKKGKGMIFVACHYGNWELMGTAIKANGYPITYIDGEQKNKLVEDFMSKLRLDSGIKLIERKNALRGVIKTVRSNEILALLSDQNAGPDGVFVDFFGKLASTPQGAAAFSIRIGAPIVLGYNVPDEGRMHNTVHFTPIAPKLTGDEKKDIFIITQEFTKKFEEFIKEKPEHYFWLHRRWKASP; encoded by the coding sequence ATGAAAATAAGGCAATATTTTGAATACTGGATTTTGCAGATTATCGTATTCTCAGTAAAAGTGCTGCCTCTTTCCGTATCTCTAGGGCTAGCAAGGATATTGGCAGATTTTGTGTTTTTTGTACCCAAAATAAGGGTTAAAGTTACCCAGGATAACTTAAAAATCGCTTTTGGGAACAATAAATCCGAAAAAGAGTTGAAAGCTTTAGCAAGGAAAGTTTACCGCAATTTTTTAATGATGGCGATAGAATCCCTCCGAATACCCAGATTATCTGACGCCGAAATAAAAAAAAATGTCACAATGGTAGGTTTGGAACATATCGAAAATGCTTTGAAAAAAGGCAAGGGTATGATTTTTGTAGCCTGCCATTATGGAAACTGGGAATTAATGGGCACAGCTATAAAAGCGAATGGTTATCCGATTACCTACATTGACGGTGAACAAAAAAATAAACTGGTAGAAGATTTTATGAGCAAACTCAGGCTTGATTCCGGAATTAAACTTATAGAAAGAAAAAATGCGCTGAGAGGTGTGATTAAAACCGTAAGGAGCAATGAAATACTGGCTTTGCTTTCGGACCAGAATGCCGGCCCGGACGGCGTGTTTGTGGACTTTTTCGGAAAATTGGCTTCAACACCTCAAGGCGCCGCAGCGTTTTCTATAAGGATCGGGGCGCCTATAGTTTTGGGTTATAATGTACCTGATGAAGGCCGGATGCATAATACCGTGCATTTTACGCCTATTGCGCCAAAGCTAACAGGTGATGAAAAAAAAGATATTTTTATTATAACCCAGGAATTTACAAAAAAATTTGAGGAATTTATTAAAGAAAAACCGGAACATTATTTTTGGCTGCACCGCAGGTGGAAAGCCAGCCCATGA
- the amrS gene encoding AmmeMemoRadiSam system radical SAM enzyme, protein MKESLYYSFFDKGKKLVQCNLCPHNCKIMPDKAGVCHIRKNIEGKLYSLTYGGFSSVNLDPIEKKPLYHFYPGSQILSVGTIGCNFKCSNCQNWEISQAEYQEDTLRELSPEQALELAKRYDSIGIAYTYNEPLINYEWVIETAKLFKKENMKNVLVTNGFVNEQPWENLLPFIDAANIDVKAFKNDFYKSVCQGEIGPVLRSVEIMFKRGKHLEVTYLVIPGKNDSEHEIIDFVDWLSSLSPEIPVHFSRYFPRYKMEEKTTPVETLEMAKKIALKRMKYVYVGNI, encoded by the coding sequence ATGAAAGAATCACTTTATTATTCGTTCTTTGACAAGGGGAAAAAGCTGGTACAGTGTAATTTGTGCCCGCATAATTGCAAAATTATGCCGGATAAGGCCGGGGTGTGCCATATCAGGAAAAATATTGAAGGAAAACTATACAGCCTTACTTATGGCGGTTTCAGTTCAGTAAATCTGGATCCAATAGAAAAAAAGCCTTTATATCATTTTTACCCGGGTAGTCAGATTCTTTCGGTTGGAACCATAGGCTGTAATTTTAAGTGCTCAAATTGCCAGAATTGGGAAATATCTCAGGCAGAATATCAAGAGGATACTCTGCGTGAATTATCTCCTGAACAAGCTTTAGAGCTGGCCAAAAGATACGATTCTATCGGAATTGCCTATACCTATAATGAGCCGTTAATTAATTACGAGTGGGTAATAGAGACAGCTAAACTCTTTAAAAAAGAAAATATGAAAAATGTGCTGGTTACCAACGGTTTTGTTAATGAGCAGCCTTGGGAAAATCTGCTTCCGTTTATTGATGCGGCAAATATCGACGTAAAAGCGTTTAAAAATGATTTTTATAAAAGTGTCTGCCAGGGCGAGATAGGGCCGGTTTTACGCTCCGTAGAAATAATGTTCAAAAGGGGAAAACATTTGGAAGTCACTTATCTTGTCATACCGGGCAAGAATGACTCTGAACATGAAATAATAGATTTTGTCGATTGGCTTAGTTCCTTAAGCCCGGAAATTCCGGTTCATTTCAGCAGGTATTTTCCCCGGTATAAAATGGAAGAAAAAACCACGCCTGTTGAAACTCTGGAAATGGCAAAGAAAATAGCTTTAAAACGGATGAAATACGTATATGTAGGCAATATTTAA
- a CDS encoding DUF4321 domain-containing protein, which yields MSKNIFFFLLVIIVGALIGSFLGKFIESAFPAGGSVRDLFATEISAGLSPTNLDLRIIDLTFGCMVKINVMAVLGMVVAAWVFRLLFSGK from the coding sequence ATGTCAAAAAACATTTTTTTCTTTTTGCTGGTGATCATTGTTGGCGCTTTAATCGGTTCGTTTTTGGGGAAGTTTATAGAAAGCGCTTTTCCGGCAGGCGGTTCGGTGCGGGATTTATTCGCAACAGAAATCTCAGCGGGATTGTCTCCCACAAACCTTGATTTGCGCATAATTGACCTTACGTTCGGCTGCATGGTTAAAATTAATGTTATGGCAGTTTTAGGCATGGTAGTGGCAGCCTGGGTGTTCAGACTGCTTTTTAGCGGCAAATAA
- the maf gene encoding septum formation protein Maf: protein MRIILCSSSQRRKELVKKFRLPYIVYQPDVDENIKINDPIKLVKKLALLKALDGTKCFSKGLALGVDTIVVLNREIIGKPKNSSDAIRILNKLNGSTHSVYSGFALIDCATGKAVIDYDVTKVKMHRLSRERIKSLSSKHQDKAGAYAVQEKDDCFVEKIYGDYDNVVGLPVKKIKRAIYLKFSV from the coding sequence ATGAGAATTATACTCTGTTCTTCATCACAAAGGAGGAAGGAACTTGTAAAAAAGTTCAGGCTTCCTTACATTGTATACCAACCAGATGTTGATGAAAACATCAAAATAAATGATCCAATAAAGCTTGTAAAGAAACTAGCCCTGCTTAAGGCTTTAGACGGCACGAAATGCTTTTCTAAGGGCCTTGCGCTTGGCGTAGATACTATTGTTGTGTTAAACAGGGAAATAATAGGCAAGCCAAAAAACTCATCAGATGCAATCAGAATATTGAACAAATTAAACGGTTCTACTCACAGTGTCTATAGCGGATTTGCTTTAATTGATTGCGCTACAGGCAAAGCGGTTATCGATTATGATGTTACTAAAGTAAAAATGCACAGGCTTTCCCGGGAAAGAATAAAAAGCCTTTCCTCAAAGCACCAGGATAAAGCCGGAGCTTATGCCGTACAGGAAAAAGATGATTGTTTTGTAGAAAAAATTTACGGTGATTACGATAATGTGGTTGGGTTACCGGTAAAAAAAATCAAAAGGGCAATTTATTTGAAGTTTTCGGTATAA
- a CDS encoding SurA N-terminal domain-containing protein: MDWLRKNMRYIFLITIIGFFAGMFVGFGSYFFSGKSTNAVAVVNGTTIPLRKYSLLYNRIMEDMRDKNTDITEEVVNKTRQEVVDDLIREEVFYGETKKHGIVVTNSEVAANIAQIPAFQQEGRFDQRAYFQVLAYRLKMTPMEFEESQKRQIAIAKMRNIIASGVRITEPELQLEYMRRHAGNMKVFEKDREKFSQELLQEKSLAYMNDWYKSINTSLKIKVYTENFK; the protein is encoded by the coding sequence ATGGATTGGTTAAGAAAGAACATGCGTTATATTTTTTTGATTACAATTATCGGCTTTTTTGCCGGTATGTTTGTTGGTTTTGGCAGTTACTTTTTCAGCGGCAAATCAACAAACGCTGTCGCTGTCGTCAACGGGACAACTATTCCTTTAAGAAAATATTCCCTTCTTTATAACCGCATCATGGAAGATATGCGGGATAAAAACACTGACATTACTGAAGAAGTAGTAAACAAAACACGGCAGGAAGTTGTAGATGACCTGATCCGCGAAGAAGTTTTTTACGGAGAAACAAAAAAGCACGGTATAGTAGTTACAAATAGTGAAGTAGCTGCAAATATTGCGCAGATTCCCGCCTTTCAGCAAGAGGGCAGGTTTGACCAGAGAGCTTATTTTCAGGTACTTGCTTACCGGCTTAAAATGACCCCCATGGAATTTGAAGAATCCCAGAAAAGACAGATTGCAATCGCAAAAATGCGCAATATAATCGCATCAGGTGTAAGAATTACTGAACCGGAACTTCAGCTGGAATATATGAGGCGTCATGCAGGAAACATGAAAGTATTTGAAAAAGACAGGGAAAAATTCAGCCAGGAATTACTGCAGGAAAAATCTCTTGCCTATATGAACGATTGGTACAAAAGTATTAATACGTCTCTTAAAATCAAAGTTTATACCGAAAACTTCAAATAA
- a CDS encoding polymer-forming cytoskeletal protein, whose product MFGKKKETSDSLETIVGPETIFQGTIKSKGSIRIDGKIEGGILEASSVIIGASGQIQGDVNAKNVIVGGKVTGNITSTQNLEIQSKAQVFGDIHTALLSISEGALFEGHCVMAAEQNKVIEMDIPVRR is encoded by the coding sequence ATGTTTGGTAAAAAGAAAGAAACATCAGACAGTCTTGAAACAATAGTTGGCCCGGAAACAATTTTTCAGGGAACGATAAAATCAAAAGGTTCCATAAGAATAGACGGTAAAATTGAAGGCGGTATTTTGGAAGCTTCAAGCGTTATTATCGGCGCATCCGGACAGATTCAGGGCGATGTAAACGCAAAAAATGTTATTGTCGGCGGTAAAGTCACCGGGAATATTACCTCTACCCAGAACCTGGAAATCCAGTCAAAAGCACAGGTTTTCGGCGATATACATACTGCCCTGCTTTCAATCAGCGAAGGAGCTCTCTTTGAGGGCCACTGTGTCATGGCAGCGGAACAAAACAAGGTTATCGAGATGGACATTCCTGTCAGAAGATAA
- a CDS encoding M23 family metallopeptidase: MNKTLLHLRKILKRDVTIIVLPHSTTKPVRKTFTLSFLIFVMMFWTGLTIWATVITTNNTDYWRVKLDREVIKFKLMFFAGELKKSQELLAQVREKDEKLRDLLDMKSKKAIVTNDSMGKGGPSQEEAVYLQKYLEKKVHEVSVKDLYHQTKALQKETKQELASVKEINGFIAYQQLLYKATPNIWPCKPNRITSPFGFRIHPITGRYEFHTGLDIGGDRGSKIVACANGKVIYAGWSAGYGNLIIVDHGYGCRTYYGHLSKICIKVGDKVSRNQLIGLMGETGSTTGTHLHYEVRLGDKSVNPTKFLDDSSFFAKQNRGDKNVW, encoded by the coding sequence ATGAATAAGACACTATTGCACTTACGAAAGATACTTAAACGGGATGTAACGATCATCGTCTTACCGCATTCTACAACAAAACCGGTAAGAAAGACGTTTACGCTCTCGTTTTTGATTTTTGTAATGATGTTTTGGACAGGATTAACCATCTGGGCAACAGTAATTACAACAAACAACACCGATTATTGGCGGGTAAAACTTGACAGGGAAGTCATAAAATTTAAACTGATGTTTTTCGCCGGCGAACTGAAAAAATCCCAGGAACTTCTGGCTCAGGTGCGTGAAAAAGATGAAAAACTAAGGGACTTGCTTGACATGAAGTCAAAGAAAGCAATAGTAACCAATGACTCTATGGGCAAGGGCGGGCCGTCTCAAGAAGAAGCGGTATACCTTCAAAAATATCTTGAAAAGAAAGTCCACGAAGTATCAGTAAAAGACCTTTACCATCAAACAAAAGCTCTTCAAAAGGAAACCAAGCAAGAATTAGCAAGTGTAAAAGAAATAAACGGATTTATAGCTTACCAGCAGTTGTTATACAAAGCGACTCCTAATATCTGGCCTTGTAAACCTAACAGAATCACTTCGCCGTTCGGCTTCAGGATACATCCCATAACAGGCAGGTACGAATTTCACACCGGACTTGATATTGGCGGTGATAGAGGTTCCAAAATAGTCGCCTGTGCAAACGGAAAAGTAATTTATGCAGGCTGGTCTGCAGGTTATGGAAATCTTATCATCGTTGACCATGGTTATGGTTGCAGGACTTATTACGGGCATTTGTCAAAAATATGCATAAAAGTGGGCGATAAAGTCAGTAGAAATCAACTTATCGGGTTAATGGGCGAAACAGGTTCAACAACCGGTACTCATCTGCATTATGAAGTAAGGCTTGGCGATAAATCAGTTAATCCAACAAAATTCCTTGATGATTCATCATTCTTCGCAAAACAAAACAGGGGTGACAAAAATGTTTGGTAA
- a CDS encoding TatD family hydrolase, whose amino-acid sequence MITLFDTHAHLSDKVYSGDFEKIIENAKNAGLVKILNICNSANKPGNFIELLKKYDFIYGAAGVHPLEMKGADIEKLMPLLGLGKIVALGEIGLDYHYLYEKNDKEKEIQLQKEFFRAQLKIAKEKNLPVIVHCREAWEDTMKIVEEEKVNNGVFHYFSGGEDELKKCIDFGFYVSFTGPVTYPKSDVLREAVKIAPIEKILIETDCPYLTPQPKRGTRNEPAYVRFTAEKIAQIRGMSLEELSQITHQNACRLFGLKFLKT is encoded by the coding sequence ATGATTACATTGTTTGATACGCACGCGCATTTAAGCGATAAAGTTTACAGCGGTGATTTTGAAAAAATTATTGAGAACGCTAAAAACGCCGGCCTGGTAAAGATTTTAAATATTTGCAACAGCGCAAATAAACCAGGGAATTTTATTGAGTTGTTAAAAAAGTACGATTTTATTTACGGCGCGGCGGGAGTTCACCCGCTTGAGATGAAGGGCGCCGATATAGAAAAACTTATGCCTCTGCTTGGCCTTGGAAAGATAGTTGCGTTAGGCGAAATAGGGCTTGATTATCACTATCTTTATGAAAAAAATGACAAAGAAAAAGAAATACAGTTGCAAAAGGAATTTTTTAGGGCTCAACTAAAGATAGCAAAAGAAAAAAACTTGCCGGTTATTGTGCATTGCCGCGAAGCCTGGGAAGATACAATGAAAATAGTTGAGGAAGAAAAAGTGAATAACGGTGTTTTTCATTATTTTTCCGGCGGGGAAGATGAGCTAAAAAAATGCATAGATTTTGGGTTTTATGTGTCTTTTACGGGCCCGGTAACTTATCCGAAATCAGATGTTTTAAGAGAAGCGGTTAAAATCGCCCCGATTGAAAAGATTCTTATAGAAACTGATTGCCCTTACCTTACACCCCAGCCTAAAAGAGGAACACGCAATGAACCTGCTTATGTAAGGTTTACTGCCGAAAAAATAGCGCAAATAAGAGGTATGTCTTTAGAAGAACTTTCTCAAATCACTCACCAAAACGCCTGCCGCTTGTTCGGCCTTAAATTCCTAAAAACTTGA
- the rpmH gene encoding 50S ribosomal protein L34, with the protein MPKNTFQPNKRRRAKTHGFFARMSTPGGKNVLSRRRQKGRWNLTPK; encoded by the coding sequence ATGCCAAAGAATACGTTTCAACCAAACAAAAGACGCAGAGCAAAAACACACGGTTTTTTCGCAAGAATGTCCACACCTGGCGGGAAAAATGTTCTCAGCCGTAGAAGACAAAAAGGGCGCTGGAATCTTACCCCTAAATAA
- the rnpA gene encoding ribonuclease P protein component: MKQFTFRKEERLHFDKEFRRIFKKGIALRNSGILMFAYKRNEPAESKIKNTRLGLVISRKAGRAVDRNRLKRQLREIFRLNKHTLKQDFDIVFMAKEKLASFKYDRLQNIVFNLWQRAKVLEQQGTL; the protein is encoded by the coding sequence ATGAAACAGTTTACTTTCCGTAAAGAGGAAAGGCTGCATTTTGATAAAGAGTTCAGGCGCATTTTCAAAAAAGGAATAGCGCTGCGCAATTCCGGCATTCTGATGTTCGCCTACAAGCGCAATGAACCTGCGGAAAGCAAAATAAAGAATACGCGTTTAGGTTTGGTTATTTCCCGAAAAGCGGGCAGGGCAGTTGACAGAAACAGGCTAAAGCGCCAATTGAGGGAAATTTTCAGGCTGAATAAGCATACCCTAAAGCAGGATTTTGACATTGTTTTCATGGCCAAGGAAAAACTTGCTTCCTTTAAATACGATAGGCTTCAAAATATTGTATTTAACCTGTGGCAGCGCGCGAAGGTGCTTGAGCAGCAGGGCACTCTTTAA
- the yidD gene encoding membrane protein insertion efficiency factor YidD produces the protein MIKTFCLSLIRAYQIIVRFVSPLPRCRFYPTCSEYTYQSIENSGITKGIFLGTKRIFKCHPLHPGGYDPVWKKE, from the coding sequence ATGATCAAAACATTTTGTTTAAGCCTTATTAGAGCATACCAGATAATTGTCCGTTTTGTTTCACCTCTTCCCAGATGCAGATTCTACCCGACTTGTTCCGAATATACTTACCAGTCAATTGAAAATTCTGGAATAACAAAGGGAATATTTTTGGGAACAAAAAGAATCTTTAAATGCCATCCTTTGCACCCCGGAGGTTACGACCCAGTATGGAAAAAAGAATAG